A genomic region of Candidatus Neomarinimicrobiota bacterium contains the following coding sequences:
- a CDS encoding Lrp/AsnC family transcriptional regulator: MLDHIDKQIIENLQADGRQTTSDLAQQVGLSVPAVAERIKKLQEGGIIQGFHATVDPKRIGMDVGAYIILISESSAHYREVIESARAHPDVLSCMSITGGGSHLLLVRTENTATLETLLGQIQAWPGVSRTETRIILSHYKRNGVVRVPAAHIKDHPANR, encoded by the coding sequence ATGCTGGACCATATCGACAAACAGATCATCGAAAACCTTCAAGCCGACGGCCGTCAAACCACCAGCGACCTGGCACAGCAGGTGGGGCTGTCAGTCCCGGCGGTGGCCGAGCGCATCAAAAAGCTGCAGGAGGGGGGTATCATCCAGGGCTTCCACGCCACGGTCGATCCCAAGCGGATCGGCATGGATGTGGGCGCCTACATCATCCTCATCAGCGAGAGCTCGGCCCACTACCGGGAGGTCATCGAGTCCGCACGGGCGCACCCCGACGTACTGTCCTGCATGAGTATCACCGGCGGCGGGTCCCACCTGCTGCTGGTGCGCACGGAGAACACCGCCACGCTGGAGACGCTATTGGGACAGATTCAGGCCTGGCCCGGCGTCAGCCGCACCGAGACCCGCATCATCCTGTCTCACTACAAGCGGAACGGGGTGGTTCGGGTGCCTGCAGCCCACATCAAGGAT